Proteins from a genomic interval of Nautilia sp. PV-1:
- a CDS encoding multiheme c-type cytochrome yields the protein MKKALTAGLSVAAIASFAFAANSLDSNPNYQKLKNFKPKGVSNDQCLMCHKAQDPGIVADWQHSKHAKVGVGCVQCHVVPKDYPTAFKAHPMQGSNWTVQIAVSSVTCAKCHAKEVTEYLNSGHARGAAQWLAGNGSKHGYLMSKLAYHFESLKGANPTAGVSGKKMEKGIRTDGSVFQANGKNPRTANLNVANICIQCHGTVVKLDKEGRPDAATWPSDGIAALYPDGGVGNCLACHSRHKFSAAEARNPAACTNCHLGPDHPDKEVFESSVHGHVYDTNEEDYNFESDKIIPGKTVRGATCFVCHMGAIGGNKATHNVSLRLKWNLWAPASFLRTGGAETAGWAFWKGAGKVEWGKTVIRGNAKAGNPQGPEAARAEMKKVCMVCHEATFTNNYFQRVDAAVTVYNQYKAFATKMLKDLKAKGLMKSDVWSDPFFKLYYYLWHHEGRRFRQGAAMGSPDYAHWHGVFQVMQDIREMKDIYDYRMKLYKKYGSGKAALEHEVPMPVVTHE from the coding sequence ATGAAAAAAGCACTTACAGCTGGGTTAAGCGTAGCGGCGATTGCAAGTTTTGCATTTGCAGCAAACAGCTTAGATTCAAACCCAAATTACCAAAAGCTTAAAAACTTTAAACCTAAAGGTGTAAGTAACGATCAATGTTTAATGTGTCATAAAGCTCAAGATCCTGGAATCGTAGCTGACTGGCAACACTCTAAACACGCAAAAGTTGGTGTAGGATGTGTACAATGTCACGTTGTACCAAAAGATTATCCTACTGCATTCAAAGCTCACCCAATGCAAGGAAGCAACTGGACTGTACAAATCGCAGTATCTTCAGTTACTTGTGCAAAATGTCACGCAAAAGAAGTTACTGAATACTTAAATTCAGGACATGCAAGAGGTGCGGCTCAATGGCTAGCTGGTAACGGCAGTAAACATGGTTACCTAATGAGTAAACTAGCTTATCACTTCGAAAGTTTAAAAGGTGCCAATCCAACTGCTGGTGTAAGCGGTAAAAAAATGGAAAAAGGAATTAGAACTGACGGTTCAGTATTCCAAGCTAATGGCAAAAATCCAAGAACAGCAAACCTAAATGTTGCAAATATTTGTATTCAATGTCATGGTACTGTAGTTAAACTTGATAAAGAAGGTAGACCTGATGCTGCAACTTGGCCAAGCGACGGTATTGCGGCACTTTATCCAGACGGTGGTGTTGGTAACTGTCTTGCATGTCACAGCAGACATAAATTCTCAGCTGCTGAAGCTAGAAACCCTGCAGCATGTACAAACTGTCACTTAGGACCTGACCATCCGGATAAAGAAGTATTCGAATCTTCAGTTCACGGTCACGTATATGATACAAATGAAGAAGATTACAACTTTGAATCTGATAAAATCATCCCAGGTAAAACTGTTAGAGGTGCAACTTGTTTCGTATGTCACATGGGTGCAATTGGTGGAAACAAAGCAACTCACAACGTTTCACTTAGACTTAAATGGAACTTATGGGCACCTGCTAGTTTCTTAAGAACTGGCGGAGCAGAAACAGCTGGTTGGGCATTCTGGAAAGGTGCTGGTAAAGTTGAATGGGGTAAAACAGTAATTAGAGGTAACGCTAAAGCTGGTAACCCTCAAGGACCTGAAGCTGCTAGAGCAGAAATGAAAAAAGTTTGTATGGTATGTCACGAAGCTACATTTACTAACAACTACTTCCAAAGAGTAGATGCAGCTGTAACTGTATACAATCAATATAAAGCATTCGCAACTAAAATGCTTAAAGACCTTAAAGCTAAAGGTTTAATGAAATCTGACGTATGGAGCGATCCATTCTTCAAACTATACTACTACCTATGGCATCATGAAGGTAGAAGATTTAGACAAGGTGCAGCAATGGGATCACCTGACTATGCTCACTGGCATGGTGTATTCCAGGTAATGCAGGATATCAGAGAAATGAAAGATATCTATGACTACAGAATGAAACTATACAAAAAATACGGTAGCGGAAAAGCAGCTCTTGAGCATGAAGTTCCTATGCCTGTAGTAACTCACGAATAA
- a CDS encoding c-type cytochrome produces the protein MKKLLAVLAVAGFAFAGQNCAMCHNGGMAKKLDTLTPAQIEAKMKEFKAGKGNQMMVNIAKQMSEKEIKADAEKYGKK, from the coding sequence ATGAAAAAATTATTAGCAGTATTAGCAGTAGCTGGGTTTGCATTTGCAGGACAAAACTGTGCAATGTGCCACAACGGCGGAATGGCTAAAAAACTTGACACTTTAACACCTGCACAAATTGAAGCAAAAATGAAAGAATTCAAAGCAGGTAAAGGTAACCAAATGATGGTTAACATCGCTAAACAAATGAGCGAAAAAGAGATCAAAGCTGACGCTGAAAAATACGGTAAAAAATAA
- a CDS encoding DUF255 domain-containing protein, whose amino-acid sequence MKKLLFFIFFVSIYGANIGFMNHADMHTILTTNPKELPHKVKWLKNAKHIFRLAKKNNKLIMVDISKTGCPPCQYLYDIVYQDSQIAAFINDNFIPAFYMVDKEKVPFAFAKYFNEVAPSILFITPDGKIFYKIIGARDKNTFFKLLKQVIKKYNNR is encoded by the coding sequence ATGAAGAAATTATTATTTTTTATTTTTTTTGTATCAATATATGGTGCTAATATAGGTTTTATGAATCATGCAGATATGCATACCATACTAACTACAAATCCTAAAGAACTTCCTCATAAAGTAAAATGGCTGAAAAATGCAAAACATATTTTTAGGCTGGCTAAAAAAAATAATAAGCTTATAATGGTTGATATAAGCAAAACGGGATGTCCTCCGTGCCAATATCTATATGATATTGTTTATCAGGATTCACAAATAGCCGCATTTATCAATGATAACTTTATTCCGGCTTTTTATATGGTTGATAAAGAAAAAGTTCCTTTTGCTTTTGCAAAATATTTTAATGAAGTGGCTCCTTCGATACTGTTTATAACTCCTGACGGAAAAATATTTTATAAAATAATAGGTGCAAGAGATAAAAATACGTTTTTTAAATTATTAAAACAGGTTATAAAAAAATATAATAACAGATAG
- a CDS encoding cytochrome c biogenesis CcdA family protein produces the protein MEHLTFQLFDYFDKMPFIVSYIAGLLSFLSPCVLPLVPIYFFYITGISAKEIKEKELTSKERIKIFINSALFIAGFASVFILIGAASANLIGNIFAYKWVNILMALIIILFGINVAGFIKFRFMQYEKRLNLQNAGAFLLGFSFAFGWTPCIGPIFGTIIGMAATEPGKAISMMVLYTLGLATPFILMALFTVWSMKLIEKMKNYMGIIEKISGLLLMGVGIYILFKAI, from the coding sequence ATGGAGCATTTAACTTTTCAACTGTTTGATTATTTTGACAAAATGCCATTTATAGTCAGTTATATTGCCGGCCTTTTATCATTTCTATCTCCCTGCGTATTGCCGCTTGTGCCTATTTATTTTTTCTATATAACGGGTATCAGCGCCAAAGAAATTAAAGAAAAAGAACTTACTTCAAAAGAAAGAATAAAAATATTTATAAATTCCGCTTTGTTTATTGCGGGGTTTGCATCGGTGTTTATATTAATTGGTGCGGCAAGCGCAAATTTAATAGGCAATATTTTTGCTTATAAATGGGTAAATATTTTAATGGCATTAATTATTATATTATTCGGTATAAATGTTGCCGGATTTATAAAATTCAGATTTATGCAGTATGAAAAAAGACTAAATCTTCAAAATGCCGGCGCGTTTTTACTCGGATTTTCTTTTGCATTCGGATGGACTCCGTGTATAGGGCCTATTTTTGGAACTATAATCGGAATGGCGGCAACTGAACCGGGAAAAGCTATCTCAATGATGGTTCTTTATACGCTCGGTCTGGCTACTCCGTTTATATTAATGGCTTTATTTACGGTTTGGAGTATGAAACTGATTGAAAAAATGAAAAATTACATGGGTATAATTGAAAAAATTTCAGGTTTGCTGTTAATGGGTGTTGGTATATATATTTTATTTAAAGCGATTTAA
- a CDS encoding thioredoxin family protein, translated as MKKLIFLFISVFLFAQNLNWYSDYQKAFNVAKKEHKLVMVDISKHDCPPCDFMKQNVMSGKEVKDILLKNFVLVDYYADTDNIPEKFRKHFFNFTPAIQFYTADGKFIRGVYGATSYENFLSVLKQIVKGNR; from the coding sequence ATGAAAAAGTTAATTTTTTTATTTATTTCCGTGTTTTTATTTGCCCAAAACCTGAATTGGTATTCGGATTATCAAAAAGCGTTTAATGTTGCAAAAAAAGAGCACAAGCTTGTAATGGTTGACATCAGCAAACATGACTGCCCGCCGTGTGATTTTATGAAGCAGAATGTAATGAGCGGTAAAGAGGTTAAAGATATATTGCTGAAAAATTTCGTATTAGTCGATTATTATGCGGATACTGACAACATACCTGAAAAATTCAGAAAACACTTTTTTAATTTTACTCCGGCAATTCAGTTTTATACGGCTGACGGCAAATTTATAAGAGGCGTTTACGGTGCCACAAGTTATGAAAATTTTTTAAGCGTACTAAAACAAATCGTTAAAGGAAACAGATAA
- the hemG gene encoding protoporphyrinogen oxidase, giving the protein MKVAIVGGGISGLSLAYYLQNDFEITVFEKEKWGGKAYTAKVGDYLMEEGVNGFLNNSPKTMELCDEIGITPIKANDNSKIRYIYDNKLIKIPLKPFDFITSDILSWKGKFEVAMEFFKKPVCDREETVAEFATRRLGAEFTRRMMTPMLAGIYASTPEITSMNAAFPKLKKIECEYGSLFKGMIKLKRGGQPTGELHSFEHGMSEMIEKLKEKTKAEFVKKEIKDIDELKDFDKVVIATPAYSAAEILSKYNKLSALLNKIPYNPVAIVGFDYESISPVCFGILTVENKTLGILMDKYIFPNRNGIRVMVGGARYPEIKDMSEGEIINIAEKDIYEIIKNAKPKIKWIKMHKNAIPNYSLGHQKLVEEIMNEAKNVNVYLIGNAYNGVSFNDCIKNSYELAQKIIKEK; this is encoded by the coding sequence ATGAAAGTAGCAATAGTAGGCGGAGGAATCAGCGGACTTAGTCTTGCATATTATTTACAAAACGATTTTGAAATAACCGTTTTTGAAAAAGAAAAATGGGGAGGTAAAGCTTATACGGCGAAAGTCGGCGATTATTTAATGGAAGAAGGGGTTAACGGGTTTTTGAACAATTCTCCAAAAACAATGGAGCTTTGTGATGAAATCGGCATTACACCTATTAAAGCCAACGACAACTCCAAAATAAGATACATATACGATAACAAACTTATAAAAATACCTCTTAAACCGTTTGATTTTATTACAAGCGATATTCTCTCATGGAAAGGGAAGTTTGAAGTTGCTATGGAGTTTTTCAAAAAACCGGTTTGTGACAGGGAAGAAACGGTTGCCGAGTTTGCCACCAGAAGATTAGGCGCTGAGTTTACAAGAAGAATGATGACTCCTATGCTGGCCGGCATATACGCATCAACTCCGGAAATTACTTCCATGAATGCAGCGTTTCCGAAACTTAAAAAAATAGAATGCGAATACGGTTCGCTTTTTAAAGGAATGATTAAATTAAAAAGAGGAGGTCAGCCTACTGGGGAGCTTCATTCATTTGAACACGGTATGAGCGAAATGATAGAGAAACTAAAAGAAAAAACAAAAGCCGAATTTGTTAAAAAAGAGATCAAAGACATAGACGAACTTAAAGATTTTGATAAAGTAGTTATAGCCACACCTGCATACAGCGCGGCTGAAATATTAAGCAAATATAATAAATTAAGCGCTCTGCTGAATAAAATACCTTATAATCCCGTGGCAATTGTAGGTTTTGATTATGAAAGCATATCTCCTGTGTGCTTCGGAATTCTTACGGTTGAGAATAAAACACTGGGTATTTTAATGGATAAATATATTTTTCCAAACAGAAACGGTATCCGTGTGATGGTTGGAGGAGCAAGATATCCTGAAATAAAAGATATGAGTGAGGGAGAGATAATAAATATTGCAGAAAAAGATATTTATGAGATAATTAAAAACGCAAAACCGAAAATTAAATGGATAAAAATGCATAAAAATGCAATACCTAATTATTCTTTAGGACATCAAAAACTGGTTGAAGAAATTATGAATGAGGCTAAAAATGTTAATGTTTATTTAATAGGAAATGCTTATAATGGTGTAAGCTTTAATGACTGTATTAAAAATTCTTATGAGTTAGCACAAAAAATCATAAAGGAAAAATAA
- the lgt gene encoding prolipoprotein diacylglyceryl transferase, producing MFDYWQHIYSHFNPVAFDLGVFKVHWYGIMYVLALVTGYYAAVKFAEKEGIDKKIIDDYFVWAEVGIILGARIGYFIFYVPNNGYYLLHPWEMFNPFSNGRFVGISGMSYHGAVIGFAIATYLFWKIKKADMWKILDIAALAIPIGYIFGRIGNFLNGRIVGRVTDVPWGVYIDGALRHPIGIYEAFFEGFLTFVLIYIYYKKWYKNKGELIGLYMILYGVFRSFCEMFREPDPQLGFIIGHFTMGEILSFFMILFGIVIFIKRKKLNGE from the coding sequence ATGTTTGATTATTGGCAGCATATATATTCCCATTTTAATCCCGTTGCATTTGATTTAGGTGTCTTTAAAGTCCACTGGTACGGTATAATGTACGTTTTGGCGCTGGTTACCGGATACTATGCGGCGGTAAAATTTGCTGAAAAAGAAGGAATAGACAAAAAAATAATAGACGATTATTTCGTATGGGCGGAAGTCGGAATTATACTGGGTGCGAGAATAGGGTATTTTATATTTTACGTTCCTAATAACGGATATTATCTTCTGCATCCGTGGGAGATGTTTAATCCTTTTTCAAACGGGCGGTTTGTCGGGATATCCGGTATGAGTTACCACGGGGCGGTTATAGGATTCGCGATAGCTACATATCTTTTCTGGAAAATAAAAAAAGCGGATATGTGGAAAATACTTGATATAGCCGCACTTGCTATTCCTATAGGATATATATTCGGAAGAATTGGCAATTTTTTAAACGGCAGAATAGTCGGAAGAGTTACCGATGTGCCGTGGGGTGTGTATATTGACGGAGCTTTAAGACATCCTATCGGTATTTATGAAGCGTTTTTCGAAGGTTTTTTAACGTTTGTCCTTATTTATATTTATTATAAAAAATGGTACAAAAACAAAGGCGAGCTTATAGGGCTTTATATGATTTTGTATGGGGTTTTCAGAAGTTTTTGTGAGATGTTCAGAGAACCCGATCCACAGCTCGGGTTTATAATAGGGCATTTTACAATGGGTGAGATTTTAAGCTTTTTTATGATTTTGTTTGGTATAGTTATATTTATAAAAAGAAAAAAATTAAATGGAGAGTAA